In Dermacentor variabilis isolate Ectoservices chromosome 11, ASM5094787v1, whole genome shotgun sequence, one genomic interval encodes:
- the LOC142563555 gene encoding uncharacterized protein LOC142563555: MLTEPQEVLEPTPLSREENTDHLLTENVALQRKVRDLELQCRKLKRCTFSVDTIHKSSFKFYTGLQSKEEFEALFKHIEKNAERMVYWDGGKTQAKERQLSKREELFMVLYRLRTGVCAKEVARIFGISQSCLSRIFCTWVIFLDKELSALTRFPTLAEIKRHMPMAFSDFSNTRVILDCTEVRIQRPSKLQAQRHTFSSYKHYNTFKALVGVTPDGYVSFVPDLWGGHVSDSEVVEKSGLLGLLDAGDGVMVDKGFRLEGVFPPSIQIHMPPFKMGNQLSPSDVIATRKIAGARIHVERVIRRIKEFHFLDKPLPINMLDIIDSIFRTCAFLCNFLQPIISINNENK; encoded by the coding sequence ATGCTCACTGAGCCACAGGAGGTCCTAGAGCCAACGCCCTTAAGCAGAGAGGAGAACACTGACCACCTATTAACTGAAAATGTGGCATTACAACGGAAAGTCAGGGATCTAGAACTGCAATGCAGAAAGCTAAAACGCTGCACGTTTTCTGTGGATACTATTCACAAATCGTCTTTTAAGTTTTATACAGGACTGCAAAGTAAGGAAGAGTTTGAAGCACTCTTTAAGCACATTGAAAAAAATGCAGAACGCATGGTTTATTGGGATGGaggaaaaacacaagcaaaggaaagacagctCTCCAAGCGCGAAGAACTTTTCATGGTGCTGTATAGGCTCAGGACTGGTGTTTGTGCCAAGGAAGTGGCTCGAATCTTTGGAATTTCTCAGTCATGCCTTAGTCGCATCTTTTGTACATGGGTAATTTTTCTCGATAAAGAGCTCTCAGCattgacaaggtttcccacattaGCAGAGATCAAAAGGCACATGCCAATGGCATTCAGTGACTTCTCAAACACTAGAGTCATCCTTGATTGCACAGAGGTGAGAATCCAAAGACCTTCAAAACTACAGGCACAGAGGCATACTTTCTCCTCGTACAAGCATTATAACACGTTCAAAGCACTTGTTGGGGTAACACCAGATGGCTACGTTTCATTTGTGCCAGATTTGTGGGGTGGGCatgttagtgatagcgaagttGTCGAAAAATCGGGCCTACTGGGTTTATTAGATGCGGGGGACGGTGTGATGGTCGACAAAGGCTTTAGGTTGGAGGGTGTTTTTCCACCATCTATTCAAATCCACATGCCACCATTTAAAATGGGGAACCAATTGTCACCTAGTGACGTGATTGCCACCCGAAAAATAGCTGGCGCTAGGATCCATGTTGAGCGAGTCATAAGACGTATCAAAGAATTTCATTTTTTAGACAAACCACTGCCAATCAACATGCTCGACATTATTGACAGCATTTTTAGGACTTGCGCCTTTTTGTGCAATTTTCTACAGCCAATCATTTCAATCAATAATGAGAACAAGTAG